A stretch of Shinella zoogloeoides DNA encodes these proteins:
- a CDS encoding gamma-glutamyl-gamma-aminobutyrate hydrolase family protein: MSKPVVAIPADIREIEGNVWQATPNQYVRAAVKGADVTVFLVPALDADNDFDGILDRVDGLLVSGSRTNVHPSLYGREATDAEGPYDRARDATSLPLIARALERGIPLLAICRGIQELNVVLGGTLANEIQDQPGMWDHRKPDTPVLDVAYGIRQKVLVKEGSCLASVIGAGEVQVNSLHRQAISDKAPRLAVEAVAEDGTIEAVSVIGAKAFAVGVQWHPEYWVGSDQPSNRLFAAFGEAVREYAAARQAVAHRTAAE; encoded by the coding sequence ATGTCGAAACCCGTCGTCGCCATTCCCGCCGATATCCGGGAAATCGAAGGCAACGTCTGGCAGGCCACGCCGAACCAGTATGTACGCGCCGCCGTCAAGGGCGCGGACGTCACGGTCTTCCTGGTGCCGGCGCTGGATGCGGACAACGATTTCGACGGCATCCTCGACCGCGTCGACGGGCTTCTTGTCAGCGGCTCGCGCACCAATGTCCACCCCTCGCTCTACGGCAGGGAGGCGACGGACGCCGAAGGCCCCTACGACCGGGCGCGCGACGCGACCAGCCTGCCGCTCATCGCGCGGGCGCTGGAGCGCGGCATTCCGCTTCTCGCCATCTGCCGCGGCATTCAGGAGCTCAACGTCGTCCTCGGCGGCACGCTGGCCAACGAGATCCAGGACCAGCCCGGCATGTGGGACCACCGCAAGCCCGACACGCCGGTGCTCGACGTCGCCTACGGCATCCGCCAGAAGGTGCTGGTCAAGGAAGGAAGCTGCCTCGCCTCGGTGATCGGCGCCGGTGAGGTGCAGGTGAACTCGCTGCATCGCCAGGCCATCTCCGACAAGGCCCCGCGCCTTGCCGTGGAAGCGGTCGCGGAGGACGGCACCATCGAGGCCGTCTCCGTCATCGGCGCCAAGGCCTTCGCGGTCGGCGTCCAGTGGCATCCGGAATATTGGGTCGGCTCGGATCAGCCCTCGAACAGGCTCTTCGCCGCCTTCGGCGAGGCCGTGCGCGAATACGCGGCCGCCAGGCAGGCCGTCGCGCATCGCACGGCGGCCGAATAG
- a CDS encoding 2-hydroxyacid dehydrogenase: MAARTRILVPGTIRERVLDRLKETFDIVRIEKADPALLARSEAATISGVAVSGAFGAAMIEHLPALEIVASFGVGYDGVDALAAAARGVAVTNTPDVLNDEVADTTIGLLLNTIRRFPQAEAWLREGRWTREGAFPLTPLSLRGRRAGIYGLGRIGLAIAERLKGFGIEIAYHTRRPREGVPYAYYPSLAELAEAVDVLIAIVPKTPETHRTIDAAILRALGANGVLINVGRGWTVDEDALASALRDGTIAAAGLDVFYDEPNVPQALLDLPNATLLPHVASASVATRDAMADLVADNLLAWFGRGVALTPVPETPFTRKTG, translated from the coding sequence ATGGCGGCCAGGACACGCATTCTCGTACCCGGAACGATCCGCGAGCGGGTGCTCGACCGTCTGAAGGAAACCTTCGACATCGTGCGCATCGAGAAGGCGGATCCCGCGCTTCTCGCCCGCTCCGAGGCGGCGACGATTTCCGGAGTCGCCGTTTCAGGGGCTTTCGGCGCGGCGATGATCGAGCATCTGCCGGCGCTGGAGATCGTCGCGAGCTTCGGTGTGGGCTATGATGGCGTCGATGCGCTCGCCGCCGCCGCGCGGGGCGTCGCCGTGACCAATACGCCGGACGTGCTCAACGACGAGGTGGCCGATACGACCATCGGCCTGCTGCTCAACACCATCCGCCGCTTTCCGCAGGCGGAGGCGTGGCTGCGCGAGGGGCGATGGACGCGCGAGGGCGCGTTCCCGCTGACGCCACTCAGCCTGCGCGGCCGCCGGGCCGGCATCTACGGCCTCGGCCGCATCGGCCTTGCCATCGCCGAGCGGCTGAAAGGGTTCGGCATCGAGATCGCCTATCACACGCGCCGGCCGCGCGAGGGCGTGCCCTATGCCTATTATCCTTCGCTGGCGGAATTGGCCGAGGCGGTCGATGTCCTCATCGCCATCGTGCCGAAGACGCCGGAAACGCACCGGACCATCGATGCCGCCATCTTGCGGGCGCTCGGGGCGAACGGCGTGCTGATCAATGTCGGGCGCGGTTGGACGGTGGACGAGGACGCGCTGGCCTCGGCGCTGCGCGATGGCACGATCGCGGCGGCCGGCCTCGACGTGTTCTACGACGAGCCGAACGTGCCCCAGGCGCTGCTCGACCTGCCGAACGCCACGCTGCTGCCCCATGTCGCCTCCGCCTCGGTGGCGACGCGTGATGCGATGGCCGATCTGGTGGCGGACAATCTCCTTGCCTGGTTCGGGCGCGGCGTCGCCCTGACTCCGGTGCCGGAGACGCCCTTTACGCGAAAAACGGGGTAG
- a CDS encoding LacI family DNA-binding transcriptional regulator produces the protein MAQKIKLSTIAETLGVSTATVSLALRDSPLVAASTRERIKEQARALGYIYNRRAASLRTSRSGIIGVVVHDIMNPFYAEILKAIESELDRDRQTFILSNHYDSVEKQRNFVETLLQLGGDGVIMSPAIGTPPEDIQLAEDNGMPAILIARSIDGLDVPIFRGDDSYGISLATNHLIGLGHRTIAMVGGTDQTSTGRDRYQGYVNALRKANIEVDPGLRIPGPRTKQGGFEAAVHFLSLPQKPTAAVCWNDLVAIGLMNGIARAGLVPGRDVSVTGYDDLEEAAIATPALTTVWNGQSEVGRNAARALLDKLSGSHEPDGIHLIKPEMRIRQSTGPLKAQPEG, from the coding sequence GTGGCTCAGAAAATCAAGCTTTCCACCATCGCGGAAACGCTCGGCGTTTCCACGGCGACGGTCTCGCTTGCGCTCAGGGACAGCCCGCTCGTGGCGGCTTCCACGCGCGAGCGGATCAAGGAACAGGCCCGGGCGCTCGGTTATATCTACAACCGGCGCGCGGCGAGCCTTCGCACCTCCCGCTCGGGCATCATCGGCGTTGTCGTGCACGACATCATGAACCCGTTCTATGCGGAAATCCTCAAAGCCATCGAGAGCGAGCTGGACCGCGACCGGCAGACCTTCATCCTGTCGAACCATTACGATTCGGTGGAGAAGCAGCGCAACTTCGTCGAGACGCTGCTGCAACTCGGCGGTGACGGGGTGATCATGTCGCCGGCCATCGGCACGCCGCCGGAGGATATCCAGCTTGCCGAGGACAACGGCATGCCGGCGATCCTGATTGCGCGTTCCATCGACGGCCTCGACGTGCCGATCTTCCGCGGCGACGACAGCTACGGCATCTCGCTCGCAACCAACCACCTGATCGGCCTCGGCCACCGCACCATCGCCATGGTGGGCGGCACCGACCAGACCTCGACCGGCCGCGACCGCTACCAGGGCTATGTCAACGCGCTGCGCAAGGCCAATATCGAGGTCGATCCCGGCCTGCGCATTCCCGGCCCGCGCACCAAGCAGGGCGGTTTCGAGGCGGCGGTGCATTTCCTCTCGCTGCCGCAGAAGCCGACGGCCGCCGTCTGCTGGAACGATCTCGTCGCCATCGGCCTGATGAACGGCATCGCCCGCGCCGGCCTCGTGCCGGGCCGCGATGTCTCCGTCACCGGCTATGACGACCTCGAGGAGGCGGCCATCGCCACGCCGGCGCTCACCACCGTCTGGAACGGCCAGTCGGAAGTGGGCCGCAACGCCGCCCGTGCGCTGCTGGACAAGCTTTCCGGCAGCCACGAGCCGGACGGCATCCACCTCATCAAGCCGGAAATGCGCATCCGGCAATCGACCGGGCCGCTGAAGGCGCAACCGGAAGGCTGA
- a CDS encoding MarR family winged helix-turn-helix transcriptional regulator, producing the protein MGKKHKDGKDGKKAKKKKSHEAVSGAGLAAAVVNAARSMRTVLSRNLLATGLYAGQDGVILALSEAGGLTAGALAARLGVKAPTMTRTIGRLEAQGFVARRTDEADGRLTVVHLTDAGRASVNHITEAARLSEQQAAEGFSEKDMRNLLKLLRAMDENLHAGLPDASRQHEKPVADDI; encoded by the coding sequence ATGGGCAAGAAGCACAAGGACGGCAAGGACGGCAAGAAGGCCAAGAAGAAGAAGTCGCACGAGGCGGTCTCGGGCGCGGGCCTAGCCGCCGCGGTCGTCAACGCGGCGCGCTCCATGCGCACGGTGCTGTCCCGCAATCTCCTGGCGACCGGTCTTTATGCCGGGCAGGACGGGGTGATCCTCGCGCTGTCGGAGGCAGGCGGGCTGACGGCCGGGGCGCTTGCCGCCCGGCTCGGCGTCAAGGCCCCGACGATGACGCGCACCATCGGCCGGCTGGAGGCGCAGGGTTTCGTCGCGCGCCGGACGGATGAGGCGGACGGGCGGCTGACCGTCGTGCATCTCACCGATGCCGGCCGCGCCTCCGTCAATCATATCACCGAGGCCGCCCGGCTCAGCGAGCAGCAGGCGGCGGAGGGGTTCAGCGAGAAGGACATGCGCAATCTGCTGAAGCTTCTGCGCGCCATGGACGAGAACCTGCATGCCGGCCTGCCCGATGCGTCCCGCCAGCACGAAAAGCCTGTTGCCGACGACATTTAA
- a CDS encoding creatininase family protein, giving the protein MAHPRTRWTENDPMLEPEDRADWIAVLPLGAHEGHGPHLPLETDTLIAEGIATRLMAVLPPHLPITVLPAEPVGYSPEHLDVPGTRSLGYGEAIERWLHIAEDLHRFGIRKLLLLNAHGGNAPLMTIVATEARVRLNMLVVATAWTRFGQPDGWISPEDKAIDIHGGDIETSVMLALHPELVRMDKAERFGSRQAEFAARFAHLRAYGPHAFGWKMSDLNPKGVAGDASAATAEKGETLIAHALRGLVALLEDVAAFDADTLR; this is encoded by the coding sequence ATGGCGCATCCCAGGACGCGATGGACCGAAAACGACCCCATGCTTGAGCCGGAAGACCGCGCGGACTGGATCGCCGTCCTGCCGCTCGGCGCGCATGAAGGCCATGGCCCCCATCTGCCGCTGGAGACCGACACGCTGATCGCCGAGGGCATCGCCACCCGGCTGATGGCCGTGCTGCCGCCGCACCTGCCGATCACCGTCCTGCCGGCCGAGCCGGTCGGCTATTCGCCGGAACATCTCGACGTGCCCGGCACCCGATCGCTCGGCTATGGCGAGGCGATCGAGCGCTGGCTGCACATCGCGGAGGACCTTCACCGCTTCGGCATCCGCAAGCTCTTGCTCCTCAACGCCCATGGCGGCAACGCGCCGCTGATGACCATTGTTGCGACCGAGGCGCGGGTCCGGCTGAACATGCTCGTCGTCGCCACCGCCTGGACGCGCTTCGGCCAGCCGGACGGCTGGATTTCGCCGGAGGACAAGGCCATCGACATTCACGGCGGCGATATCGAGACCTCCGTCATGCTCGCCCTTCACCCGGAACTTGTCCGCATGGACAAGGCGGAGCGCTTCGGCTCGCGGCAGGCGGAGTTCGCCGCCCGCTTCGCGCATCTGCGCGCCTACGGCCCGCATGCCTTCGGCTGGAAGATGTCCGATCTCAACCCGAAGGGCGTCGCGGGCGATGCGAGCGCCGCCACGGCGGAAAAAGGCGAGACGCTGATCGCCCATGCCCTCCGCGGCCTCGTCGCGCTCCTGGAAGACGTCGCCGCCTTCGACGCGGATACGCTCCGCTAG
- a CDS encoding CobW family GTP-binding protein, translated as MTETALPKPIPVTVLTGYLGAGKTTLLNRILTENHGRKYAVIVNEFGEIGIDNDLIVESDEEIYEMNNGCICCTVRGDLIRVVEGLMRRPGRFDAIIVETTGLADPVPVAQTFFMDDDVRQKTELDAVVALVDAKHLPLRLKDSREAEDQIAFADVVLINKTDLVSPEELARIEATVRVINPSARIHRTTRSEIDLAKVLDQGAFNLERALENDPHFLDHDHPDHVCGPDCGHDHHHDHDHDHHHDHDHHHDHGHGHHHHHDHGASPIHDVTVQSISLRGGEMNPDRFFPWIQKITQTDGPNILRLKGIIAFAGDEERYVVQGVHMIVEGDHQRAWKDGEKRESRLVFIGRDLDHEKIERTFKACEAQA; from the coding sequence ATGACCGAAACAGCCCTTCCCAAGCCCATTCCCGTCACCGTGCTCACCGGCTATCTCGGCGCCGGCAAGACGACGCTGCTCAACCGCATCCTCACCGAAAACCACGGCAGGAAGTATGCCGTCATCGTCAACGAATTCGGCGAGATCGGCATCGACAACGACCTGATCGTCGAGTCGGACGAGGAAATCTATGAGATGAACAACGGCTGCATCTGCTGCACCGTACGCGGCGACCTGATCCGCGTGGTGGAGGGCCTGATGCGCCGCCCCGGCCGCTTCGACGCCATCATCGTCGAGACCACCGGCCTTGCCGATCCGGTGCCCGTCGCCCAGACCTTCTTCATGGACGATGACGTACGCCAGAAGACCGAGCTGGACGCCGTGGTCGCGCTGGTCGACGCCAAGCATCTGCCGCTGCGCCTGAAGGACAGCCGCGAGGCCGAGGACCAGATCGCCTTTGCCGACGTCGTGCTCATCAACAAGACCGACCTCGTCAGCCCGGAAGAACTCGCCCGGATCGAAGCCACGGTGCGCGTGATCAACCCTTCCGCCCGCATCCACCGCACGACCCGCTCGGAAATCGACCTTGCCAAGGTCCTCGACCAGGGTGCGTTCAACCTGGAACGGGCGCTGGAAAACGATCCGCATTTCCTCGACCACGACCACCCGGACCATGTCTGCGGTCCCGATTGCGGCCACGACCATCATCACGATCATGACCACGATCACCATCACGACCATGATCATCACCATGACCACGGCCATGGCCACCACCATCATCACGACCACGGCGCTTCGCCGATCCATGACGTGACGGTGCAGTCGATCTCGCTGCGCGGCGGCGAGATGAACCCGGACCGCTTCTTCCCGTGGATCCAGAAGATCACCCAGACGGACGGCCCGAACATCCTGCGCCTCAAGGGCATCATCGCCTTTGCCGGCGACGAGGAGCGCTATGTCGTGCAGGGTGTGCACATGATCGTCGAGGGCGACCACCAGCGCGCCTGGAAGGATGGCGAGAAGCGTGAAAGCCGCCTCGTCTTCATCGGCCGCGACCTCGACCACGAGAAGATCGAGCGCACCTTCAAGGCCTGCGAGGCGCAGGCATGA